In Scomber japonicus isolate fScoJap1 chromosome 20, fScoJap1.pri, whole genome shotgun sequence, the genomic window TATTTATTGTCAGCTGATTAAAGTTATTAAATCCGATGCAATATTTTTGCAAGTCTCTTATGTTAATATTCAGATTTAAAAGTCaggacaaaatgaacaaaatattgttaaattctttattatttacatttttgcatatttaacATTCTGtatacattcacacattcacacagaattTAATATTTTAGCAAACAATAACAATGatggaataaaaatatagaatacaaataaatatatcaatataaacCAGAACATCCAAAAAATTAGAAGATGAAATAATCTACACCTTTATTCCTCATTCTTTAGGATCAAACAGTGGGACTTTGTCCCCACCCAGAAACCTGgaattattttctctttaaacgAACTCTTAACCTGTTGCAAAAGTTTAACTTCCTTTACTCCTGtgctctcctctcccttcttcacttcctccacAGCATAGAAATTAAGTATACCAGCTGGTTGGTCGAGGTATATGCCCATTATAGAGGACTTAGGAATACCCATGATCTCAAAACTCTGACCCTTGTGCCAGGCATAATAGTTTGAACCACTCCAGCCGAAACCCCAGGATTCCTCGTTCTCTCCTAGGCCACATGGTCCATCGCTGTTCCTCCTTCCTGCTCCTTCGTATGCCACCCCAGCCACGACCCATCCTGAaaactccacctcccagtagcCTCGGAAGCCCAGGATACCTTCCTTGCAAAGCACCTTGCAgaacatgaatgaaaatgacagtTTATTTTAGATGTTGTTGATCATAACCTGTGATTTACTGCATCTGCCACTGGGAAGAATTCAGAGCAGCTTCACTTTCTCCAACTTGCAACACCAAACCAGTTGGCTCGGGACTTAAATAAACACAGGGGACAGCCCTGAGGTCCATCATAGTGTTGCCCCTGTTTTATAGTCATATCAATCCCCTCCCCCTGCAGCATGGTTATGACAAGTTTATGACTTGTCTGAACACTGTGAATCAAGagaaaatacatattaaatattgcatattcattatgtaTATGTACCTGAGGAGCATACTCATATCTCTCTGGTCTATCCAAGACAGGACAAGTGATCTCATCAGTCATACGGGCCACCTTACTACCACTTTCTGTTATCCACAGCATCTTATTGGCTGTTTTGTCATCAAAGGAGAGGTCGATCCAGTCTGAAAAACAGGAGGAGACtattatttaacaaaaaaaaccttaaaatacTTTTGAACTTAGTTGTGGAtggataaaaacagataaaattgTTCCTACATTTGATGAGATCAGCTCGGCATTTGGGTTCAGGGATATTTGGCTCATAGACCGGGGTCTTCTCTGAGGAGTGAAGTGACAGAAGTCAGTGAAATCAATACAAGGTCAGGAGAgccatactgtactgtaggtccATCTTTATGTCTGCGTTtacaatacaaaatatttaaaaaccaaaaactgTTGTCAAGCTTGTAATAAGTTGACTGTCTTACctgtgggtgtgtttccagcttTGACTTTCTTTACTGCACaaacaattaaagaaaaaaaagaaaacgtaTTAAGATGGATGTACTTATCCGTTCTAAATACTTTAGGCAGCGGtatgtgtcaggtgtgtctctGTAATTGATGAAGTGCCGCTACAAAATGGTGTATACTTAGAATACCATCTGCCTCTGTCAGATCatcacatcagaaaccacatgCTTTCTGGAGACAGTGGTTGATTCATGCTAGGCGGCTGGAATTACCAAGACATCTCACTTGCTACAGCTTTGGCTTCAGGCACACTAGAGCGGAGTGCTCAGAGGAGTTTATCAGATGTGACATGTTTTGCTTCTTCAAATCAAAATAAGTGGGGGATGTGGAGCTAgtatctatttattgatgtgaaTAATGCACAAGAATCAAGAGTTGGGGAGTCAAGTCAAAACTGACAAACTGTGTTACTTCTGATCTCAAATAAAAAGAAGTTGTATTGCAAAAGAGTTTAAGTGAAGTTATGTTGACTTACAAACTTATCTTACAGGCAAAACATGTTGATTATCTCTGATGCAGGGTAGCTTATTGTAACatacatgaaaaataattaGTAGTCTGCCAGATATTAGCAAATTAAGCTTCATTACAGGTAACAATAATCATAATTTAATTAGAGGCTACATAACAGGCATAGCTCGGATGCCAGCTTTGTATCGTGTGTGCAGGCAGGGCTCGGTTTTAGTTAAGGACGGACCTCACGAAGAGGAGACACTTAATCTCTTCAGCATTAAGATGTCAACTTTGACTAtctcatgtgttttatttatatcaatCGACATCCCTTCCAAAAAAGACACTATCCATTTCATTCACACATCCAAATCATCTCAGAACATTCATGAAGTTCGTCTTGgcaaacaggaaaacaaaattcatgaattttttatgaaaatgacttgAAGCACAATAGCACAGGTTGTCTATGGTATGTGTTAAGACAAGAGTTCAAGGTGAGACTTTGCTTTCTCAACTGCATGTAAATTTACTTGTCATCATTATCTGCATTTCTCAAACTTAACGGTTATTTTTACACCATGTAGTATGCACGTCACATCTAAATGAGCTGAAATTTATCTCTCTGTTGACTGGAGGTTGGGTAGAGAACACATGAACATTTTAAGCCACCTGTCTGGATATAGCACAAGGTGATGAAAATAACTGCTTTGTCTGGCCTCATTACAATATGACACCATACACAAGATTTAAGTCGGAAGGAGCCTCAGCCCCACTGCTGCAATCTGAATGGGGTCTGTTCATCTGGCCTGTGACAGGATTTGACTGATTAACTCCATGCTGAATCTGATTTGATGGATTTAAAACTTCAAAagtgtgtaaataaatacattgttaTTGATACTGGAGCAAGATGCTGGATTCCTATTattaaaaagccaaaaaacTTATACTATAAAACTATACAAGAGTAGACCTTTGTAAGTTATGTTACAGATTCATGAGTTACTTCTGTATTCCTgctgtcttcccttctttctgttGTCTTGCTAATCCAGTCTACAGAGGCTGACATCAATGAGTTCAGACTGGATTAGATTGAATACAATCCTGCCAAATATCATCTGTTTCCAAGACTGGCATTAtgctgcacatacagtatagcaTGTTAAATACATACAGcatgttaaatcttttttaatGCAGATGATGTTGACACTTGCAGACCCTTGCTCCCAGGCTGGCTGTAAAACCATAATACCCGGCCCCTCATAATGACAAGCATGAAATCAGTCAGTGAAATATTGCGTTTTTGACACAGACATAAACTCTATTAACCCATTCACTCAGGATTTGCCTCAGAGGATAATAAACAGCCTCAATGATGCACACACAAGATGAGGATATTAAATCAGTACATTTAAAGCTTTGCTGATGATGATTTCTGTATTAAATACAGCAACTAATAAATGCTGCAATACTTTAAGATCTAGATAAAGATGGTTGCCATAAAGATCTAGATCCTGTAGATAGCTCTAGGAAAGTTTTAAATTTCATGTTCTGTATTTAAGCTTTAAACCAATTTGAAATTGTGtgaaaagtagaaaataaaGCTCACCTTTATCTGGCCTCCGAGTGTCAGAGATGATTCTAGTGGTAGTGGGCATCTTGATACAGTCAGCCTGTCTTAGCCTGATGTGGCTGGTCTCTCTGAGGGTGATGTGTCGCTGTTGGCTATACTGCGTAACAGCTTTATACCTCTCTTATATACTTTTAAACGAGGACAGAGTTGAAAGAATTTAGGTCATTTGGCGTGGATGTGAGTGAGACAAAACTTTCCAACAGGAAGAGTGGGAGGTAAGAGGTTTGTAATTGGAGCTGTGTATGCGTGTTTTTCCTTAAAAAGGTTAGATGAATGTTCCAATGTCTGGAGGACACCACCTTGAACCCAGTAAACCCCGCCTTCCCTCTCCACAGAACATCACTGATCTCATCACATTGCACACTGAGAGCAGTGATGGTAGATAAGATGATCAgtgtatgcaaacacacacacacacacacacacatacacacagacacattaacatgaattCAGAGCatgcaaatgcaaatatttcaaTGTGTAAGGCAGATTGTGTGGTCTTCAAGCACGTGAAGCAGTGTGAGGTCGAACAGGTGCAAAAGTACAGTGCATTGAGAGTATGACCTCAACTGTTTGCACAATTCAAAAGTGTTGAAAGAAAACATATAGACTCTATATCAGAGGAATGATCAACATGATATGGTTAAGTGTCAATATTTcttgaaacaacatttttaaaacctcCATTTACCTCAAACTCCTATTCttacattgaaataaaaaatctaTAGAATGTGTATAAGAATGTACTGGCATTCTGATGTCAGTGAAACTTTGACTGCATGAATATAATTAGATTAAGTTTAGATTAAGTGAGTATAAgttttattgaaatgtttttgtttcttaaaacaaacaacaggaatcaaaacttttaaaatgattactttAATATTCAAGCAATCACAATCATACATAAAGTTTAAAAGAGtatttattaaacatatttccttaatttgcatttaaaaatgaataaaagaatcATTGATACTACAGTACGTTTGTATCCCTTTAATAATTCAGTTtgagtgattaaaaaaacatggtgGAAAACAGGACATTAACATCATGATATGATCAATTTATCTATCagtaagtaaattaaatatataatatcaacAAACAGCTAATAACAATACATTGACAAAGAAATGTaacgtctacaccaaattaaatCTATATACAGTAGATTACTGTGCGTTATGACCTGAATACCTGACTGTGAGTCAGTTGACTGGGGGGTTCCTCGGTTCATTGTGCCAGGCTTAGACATGATCTTGACCTGCATTATCACATCAACCCATTTACTATCACAAATGTTTTAATGCACATGGCCTgagtcaaaagaaaaaacatctcgCTGGTCGTAAACCCTTTTCTGATATGCTCACTAATGTGATGCAGCGTGTCCGAAGTGTTTACTGTTTCGGCTTCCTGCCAAACATCTAGGCAAGGCTGTCTCGTCCTTCTTGTGTTCCTGCCTGTCCAAGCAGATGAGTGACTGGGCCACTGATTGCAGAGCAACCAACATACTTAACAGTACACACTGAAGTGTTGGAACTGTCCCAGATTGCCAGAAGGGGTTTATTGAGAAGGGAGTATGGATAAGGTATACATATATACCTTTATGAGTTCCTCCCATTCTCCTCTCAAAGGCCGATCACAAACCAGAGGCACCCAGTTTTTATAGCAGTGCTGACAGACTAGTGATCTCTGCCAAAACACTGAGCTGTTCTGGACATTCAAGGTCATTacctcatttttttctgttgttct contains:
- the LOC128381139 gene encoding stonustoxin subunit beta-like; the protein is MPTTTRIISDTRRPDKVKKVKAGNTPTEKTPVYEPNIPEPKCRADLIKYWIDLSFDDKTANKMLWITESGSKVARMTDEITCPVLDRPERYEYAPQVLCKEGILGFRGYWEVEFSGWVVAGVAYEGAGRRNSDGPCGLGENEESWGFGWSGSNYYAWHKGQSFEIMGIPKSSIMGIYLDQPAGILNFYAVEEVKKGEESTGVKEVKLLQQVKSSFKEKIIPGFWVGTKSHCLILKNEE